A region of uncultured Desulfobacter sp. DNA encodes the following proteins:
- a CDS encoding HD domain-containing phosphohydrolase, with product MADFFKIRESNLQFLKAIPLYYQGEGNKLTPFKHESRDLSTTDGLPRLFVHKDNLGKAVAQITKGLNYELERQFDSPNIFRLKTVICQIMYEVLLPEQKKAAMALNDTIDIIIRGAKRNYKFMKELAEEHIDTELAIVEHSINVMALALAYCFCQRLPEKETRILGLCGLLHDMGTAFLDHGILKTRERLSQSQFEQYKNHPELGHDMLIMHTDFNIAVANVALEHHERLDKSGYPTGTNIICWQSQAIGFIDSFEALTFRNKAFRKAKKPYDTLNLMKKEVLAGKFDLQFFKEFTTCLLK from the coding sequence ATGGCGGATTTTTTTAAAATCAGAGAATCAAACCTCCAATTTTTAAAGGCTATTCCCCTTTATTACCAGGGTGAGGGTAACAAACTCACGCCGTTTAAACATGAAAGCAGAGATCTTTCGACAACAGATGGACTGCCCAGGCTGTTTGTTCATAAAGACAATCTGGGTAAAGCTGTTGCACAAATCACCAAAGGGCTGAACTATGAACTGGAAAGACAGTTTGATTCCCCCAATATTTTCCGGCTGAAAACCGTGATTTGTCAGATCATGTACGAAGTGTTGCTTCCCGAACAGAAAAAAGCGGCAATGGCACTTAACGACACCATTGATATCATCATCCGGGGTGCCAAACGTAATTATAAGTTCATGAAAGAGTTGGCCGAAGAGCACATAGACACAGAACTGGCCATTGTTGAGCATTCCATTAATGTCATGGCCCTGGCCCTGGCCTATTGTTTCTGTCAACGTCTGCCGGAAAAAGAGACTCGGATTTTAGGACTGTGTGGTCTTCTCCACGACATGGGCACTGCATTTTTAGACCATGGTATACTTAAAACAAGAGAACGGTTAAGCCAGAGCCAGTTTGAACAATATAAAAACCATCCTGAACTGGGCCATGATATGCTCATCATGCACACGGATTTTAATATTGCTGTGGCAAATGTGGCATTGGAGCATCATGAGCGGCTGGATAAAAGCGGATACCCTACGGGAACCAATATCATCTGCTGGCAGAGTCAGGCCATCGGGTTCATCGACTCCTTTGAGGCTTTAACGTTCAGGAATAAAGCCTTTCGTAAGGCAAAAAAGCCCTATGACACATTGAACCTTATGAAAAAAGAAGTTCTGGCAGGAAAGTTCGACTTGCAGTTTTTTAAAGAATTTACAACCTGTCTGTTAAAATAA